A window of the Dongshaea marina genome harbors these coding sequences:
- a CDS encoding two component system response regulator has product MNMNRRKSLNLLVVDDHALIADGIKNLIAPYSGVEVVGQVENGLDAYAACRELEPDLILMDLNLPGMRGVDAIRRIIQRWPEMLILCITATTEEIKVREALEAGAKGYVLKKSTQQTLLAAIETVAKGQEFIDPSLNIDLVTSSTSEERGLSPALTPRETQILKLISEGLKNREIAETLVISLKTVETHRLNLMRKLEAHNAAELVHWARRIGV; this is encoded by the coding sequence ATGAATATGAATCGTCGCAAGAGCCTAAACCTGCTTGTGGTTGATGATCATGCGCTGATTGCTGATGGGATCAAAAATTTAATCGCACCCTACTCCGGAGTTGAGGTGGTTGGTCAGGTTGAAAATGGTTTAGATGCCTATGCAGCTTGCCGAGAGCTGGAACCCGACCTTATTTTGATGGATCTGAATCTTCCCGGAATGCGTGGCGTTGATGCGATTCGTCGTATTATTCAGCGCTGGCCAGAAATGCTAATACTCTGTATTACGGCGACAACGGAAGAGATTAAGGTAAGAGAGGCTTTAGAGGCGGGCGCTAAAGGCTATGTGCTAAAAAAGAGCACACAGCAAACGTTACTTGCGGCTATTGAAACTGTTGCGAAGGGCCAGGAGTTTATCGACCCCTCACTAAATATCGATTTAGTCACCTCTTCAACCTCAGAAGAGCGTGGTCTCTCTCCGGCTCTGACTCCACGGGAAACCCAGATACTCAAGCTTATCAGTGAGGGACTAAAAAACCGTGAGATCGCAGAGACCTTAGTGATCAGCCTAAAAACCGTTGAAACCCACAGGCTGAACTTAATGCGAAAGCTTGAAGCGCACAATGCTGCAGAGCTGGTTCATTGGGCGCGGCGAATCGGTGTATGA
- the leuA gene encoding 2-isopropylmalate synthase gives MSERVIIFDTSLRDGEQALAASLSVREKLQIARGLERLGVDVMEVGFPVSSPGDFESVQTIAREIKNSRVCALSRALPHDIDVAAQALSPAEQFRIHTFISTSTIHVESKLRRSFEDVLEMGVKAVKHARRYTDDVEFSCEDAGRTPIDQLCRMVEAAIDAGATTVNIPDTVGYTLTDEFSAIISSLFNRVPNIDRSIISVHCHNDLGMSVANSIAAVTQGARQIECTINGIGERAGNCSLEEAAMIIHTRSKRLGVHTGINHQEIARTSKLVSQLCNMPVQPNKAIVGANAFSHSSGIHQDGMLKSQNTYEIMTPESIGLTREKLNLTSRSGRHVIKDRMQQLGYSETDYDLDKLYQAFLDLADKKGQVFDYDLEALLFFNNLADEPQHYQIQQLGVQSGSEIATATVKMQLGQQEITEAATGNGPVDAIYQCITRITGYELTIEKYSITSQGEGRDALGQVDIEARWGSQVFHGMGLATDIIQASADALVHVINSIYYAEQINQKKQNTSQPTMEEQVS, from the coding sequence ATGTCCGAACGGGTCATCATTTTTGATACCAGCTTAAGAGATGGAGAGCAGGCTTTGGCCGCCAGCCTCTCGGTCAGAGAGAAACTGCAGATCGCCAGGGGGCTGGAGCGACTGGGTGTGGATGTGATGGAGGTTGGCTTTCCGGTCTCCTCTCCCGGGGACTTTGAATCGGTACAAACCATCGCCCGGGAGATCAAAAATAGCCGGGTCTGTGCCCTGTCCCGTGCTCTGCCCCATGATATCGATGTTGCCGCACAGGCGCTGAGCCCGGCCGAGCAGTTTCGCATTCATACCTTTATCTCCACCAGTACCATCCATGTTGAAAGCAAATTGCGCCGCAGCTTTGAAGATGTATTGGAGATGGGTGTCAAAGCGGTTAAACATGCCCGTCGCTATACCGATGATGTGGAATTCTCCTGTGAAGATGCGGGCCGTACCCCCATCGATCAGCTGTGCCGCATGGTAGAGGCGGCGATTGATGCCGGGGCCACCACGGTCAATATTCCGGATACCGTGGGCTATACCCTGACGGATGAGTTTTCAGCCATCATCTCCAGCCTGTTTAACCGGGTCCCCAATATCGATCGCAGTATCATCTCGGTGCACTGCCATAACGATCTGGGGATGTCGGTTGCCAACTCTATCGCCGCCGTGACCCAGGGAGCGAGGCAGATCGAGTGTACCATCAATGGCATTGGTGAACGGGCCGGTAACTGCTCTTTGGAAGAGGCCGCGATGATCATCCATACCCGCTCCAAGCGGCTGGGTGTTCATACCGGGATCAACCATCAGGAGATCGCCCGGACCAGCAAACTGGTCAGCCAGCTGTGTAACATGCCGGTACAGCCCAACAAGGCGATCGTCGGTGCCAATGCCTTCTCCCACAGCTCGGGGATCCACCAGGATGGCATGCTCAAGTCGCAAAACACCTATGAGATCATGACCCCTGAATCCATTGGCCTGACCCGGGAGAAACTCAACCTCACCTCCCGCTCCGGCCGCCATGTGATCAAAGATCGGATGCAGCAGCTGGGGTACTCAGAGACCGATTATGATCTGGACAAGCTTTACCAGGCCTTCCTGGATCTGGCCGACAAGAAGGGTCAGGTGTTTGATTACGACCTCGAAGCCCTATTGTTCTTCAACAACCTTGCCGATGAGCCTCAGCACTATCAGATCCAACAGTTGGGGGTTCAGTCAGGCAGCGAAATCGCCACCGCAACCGTCAAAATGCAGCTGGGCCAGCAAGAGATCACTGAAGCGGCAACCGGTAATGGCCCGGTCGATGCTATCTATCAGTGTATCACCCGGATCACAGGTTATGAGCTCACCATAGAGAAGTACAGCATCACCAGCCAGGGTGAAGGCCGGGATGCCCTCGGACAGGTGGATATCGAAGCCCGTTGGGGAAGTCAGGTCTTTCATGGAATGGGCCTTGCCACCGATATCATCCAGGCATCGGCCGATGCCCTGGTTCATGTCATCAATAGCATCTACTACGCAGAGCAGATCAACCAGAAAAAACAAAACACCAGCCAACCCACCATGGAGGAGCAAGTCTCATGA
- the leuB gene encoding 3-isopropylmalate dehydrogenase: MSQSYRIALLPGDGIGPEVMEQALGVLDAIEQKFGFKLECQQYAVGGAAIDQHGTPLPQETIAGCEAADAILFGSVGGPKWQHLPPEEQPERGALLPLRKHFELFCNLRPARIYSGLESFSPLRADISGTGFDMLVVRELTGGIYFAEPKGRDGDQAFDTERYYRYEIERIAHVAFGAAQKRRGKVTSVDKANVLASSILWREVVCDIATQYPDVTLEHIYIDNATMQLIREPSQFDVLLCSNIFGDIISDEAAMITGSMGMLPSASLNQQGFGLYEPAGGSAPDIAGQGIANPVAQILSAAMMLRHSLDQQGAARCIEQAVSQTLSQGYRSADLQSADSNTSPLSTRQMGDQIIKAIKESSWA; this comes from the coding sequence ATGAGTCAAAGTTATCGTATCGCCCTGTTACCCGGAGATGGGATCGGCCCCGAGGTGATGGAGCAGGCCCTGGGGGTGCTGGATGCCATTGAGCAAAAATTTGGCTTTAAGCTTGAGTGCCAACAGTATGCGGTCGGTGGTGCAGCGATCGATCAACACGGAACTCCCCTGCCACAGGAAACAATTGCCGGATGTGAAGCCGCCGATGCGATCCTGTTTGGATCGGTGGGTGGCCCCAAGTGGCAGCACCTGCCCCCAGAGGAGCAGCCGGAGCGTGGAGCCCTGCTGCCTCTTCGCAAACACTTTGAGCTCTTCTGTAACCTACGCCCAGCCCGGATCTATTCAGGTTTAGAGAGCTTCTCCCCGTTGAGGGCCGATATCTCAGGCACAGGTTTTGACATGTTGGTGGTCCGAGAGCTCACCGGCGGGATCTATTTTGCCGAGCCCAAGGGGCGCGATGGTGATCAGGCCTTTGATACCGAGCGCTACTACCGCTATGAGATAGAACGCATCGCCCATGTCGCCTTTGGGGCGGCGCAAAAACGTCGCGGCAAGGTGACATCGGTCGATAAGGCAAACGTGTTGGCCTCCTCAATCCTATGGCGGGAAGTCGTCTGCGATATCGCCACTCAATACCCGGATGTGACCCTTGAGCATATTTATATCGATAACGCTACCATGCAGCTCATCCGTGAGCCCTCCCAGTTTGATGTGCTGCTCTGCTCCAATATTTTTGGGGACATCATCTCCGATGAGGCGGCCATGATCACCGGCTCCATGGGAATGCTTCCCTCTGCCAGTCTTAACCAGCAGGGCTTTGGTCTCTATGAGCCCGCCGGGGGCTCTGCTCCCGATATCGCGGGCCAGGGGATCGCCAACCCGGTTGCACAGATCCTCTCTGCGGCCATGATGCTGCGCCATAGCCTGGATCAACAGGGTGCAGCCAGATGCATCGAGCAGGCCGTCAGCCAAACCCTGAGTCAGGGCTATCGCAGCGCCGATCTTCAATCTGCAGATAGTAACACTAGTCCCCTGAGTACCCGGCAGATGGGCGATCAAATCATCAAGGCGATTAAGGAGTCATCATGGGCATAA
- the leuC gene encoding 3-isopropylmalate dehydratase large subunit, giving the protein MGITLYEKIYNQHLVHAEPGETPLLYIDRHLLHEVTSPQAFDGLRAHNRPLRRPDRTWATMDHNTSTQSPELSACSKTAQHQLRALAINCKEFKVPLYGLGHPNQGIVHVIGPELGLTLPGSTIVCGDSHTATHGAFGALAFGIGTSEVEHVMASQTLKQARAKTMQIVVSGQRTEHFSAKDIILAIAARVGHAGATGHVIEFCGPVIEDLSIEGRMTLCNMAIELGAKAGLIAPDQTTFEYLKGREFAPAGEQWQQAVEQWKALYSDPDARFDCSVTIDISGCAPQLTWGTNPGQVIGVNEPVPHPESFKNETERRSAEKALDYMGLKPGQRPSELKLDAVFIGSCTNSRIEDLRAAANIARGQQVAQGMRALVVPGSQKVRAQAEAEGLDQIFRDAGFEWRLPGCSMCLAMNDDRLEAGQRCASTSNRNFEGRQGRGARTHLVSPAMAAAAAIRGHFVDTRTFKEHA; this is encoded by the coding sequence ATGGGCATAACCCTGTACGAGAAAATCTATAATCAGCACCTGGTCCATGCCGAGCCGGGAGAAACCCCGCTGCTGTATATCGATCGCCACCTGTTGCATGAAGTGACATCACCTCAGGCATTCGATGGACTCAGGGCCCATAACCGCCCACTGCGTCGTCCCGACCGGACCTGGGCCACCATGGATCACAACACCTCGACTCAAAGCCCGGAGCTTAGTGCCTGCTCTAAGACCGCGCAGCACCAGCTCAGGGCCCTGGCGATTAACTGTAAGGAGTTCAAGGTTCCGCTATACGGACTGGGGCATCCCAACCAGGGAATCGTGCATGTAATAGGTCCCGAGTTAGGGCTCACTCTGCCCGGGAGCACCATAGTTTGCGGCGACTCCCATACCGCAACCCACGGCGCCTTTGGAGCCCTAGCATTTGGCATAGGCACTTCAGAGGTCGAGCACGTGATGGCCTCTCAAACACTCAAGCAGGCCAGAGCCAAAACCATGCAGATTGTGGTCAGCGGACAGCGCACTGAGCATTTTTCAGCCAAGGATATTATTTTGGCGATTGCCGCTCGTGTCGGACATGCGGGAGCCACCGGCCATGTCATCGAGTTTTGTGGCCCTGTTATTGAAGATCTCTCTATTGAGGGTCGAATGACTCTGTGCAACATGGCAATTGAGCTCGGCGCCAAAGCGGGCCTTATCGCGCCTGATCAAACCACTTTTGAATATCTCAAAGGGCGCGAATTTGCTCCTGCGGGTGAGCAGTGGCAGCAGGCCGTTGAACAGTGGAAAGCCCTTTACTCGGATCCCGATGCCCGGTTTGACTGCTCAGTGACGATAGATATCAGTGGGTGTGCGCCCCAGCTCACCTGGGGAACCAACCCAGGTCAGGTGATAGGTGTCAACGAGCCGGTTCCTCACCCTGAGAGCTTTAAAAATGAGACCGAGCGGCGTAGTGCCGAAAAAGCCCTCGATTATATGGGGCTCAAGCCAGGTCAGCGCCCATCAGAGCTCAAGCTGGACGCCGTTTTTATCGGATCATGTACCAACAGCCGCATTGAGGATCTGCGCGCTGCCGCCAACATCGCCCGAGGCCAACAGGTTGCCCAGGGGATGAGAGCCCTGGTGGTTCCGGGCTCGCAAAAGGTCAGGGCCCAGGCCGAAGCCGAAGGGCTGGATCAGATCTTTAGGGATGCAGGCTTTGAGTGGCGCCTGCCTGGCTGCTCCATGTGTCTTGCTATGAATGATGATCGCCTTGAAGCGGGCCAGCGCTGCGCCTCAACCAGTAACCGCAACTTTGAGGGACGCCAGGGACGTGGTGCAAGGACCCATCTGGTCAGCCCGGCAATGGCCGCCGCCGCAGCCATCCGCGGTCATTTTGTTGATACCCGAACTTTCAAGGAACATGCATGA
- the leuD gene encoding 3-isopropylmalate dehydratase small subunit, with protein MRAFTQHRGIAAPLNIANIDTDQLIPKQFLQKTTRSGFGQHLFHDWRFEDDAGEQENPNFILNQGEYRNASILLAGENFGCGSSREHAPWALSDYGFRAIIAPSFADIFYGNAINNGLLPIRLAEDTVSQLMDRASQGESIEICLEQCRVESRDEQYSFEIDSFHRHRLLHGLDSIGMTLEHAGKIEDYEKEQPAWL; from the coding sequence ATGAGAGCTTTTACCCAACACCGGGGGATTGCAGCCCCACTGAATATCGCCAATATAGATACAGATCAGCTGATCCCGAAACAGTTTTTACAGAAAACCACCCGCAGTGGCTTTGGCCAACACCTGTTTCACGACTGGCGTTTTGAAGATGATGCAGGGGAGCAGGAAAACCCGAATTTTATCCTCAATCAGGGAGAGTACCGTAATGCCAGTATCCTCCTGGCTGGTGAAAACTTTGGCTGTGGCTCAAGCCGTGAACACGCGCCATGGGCCCTGAGCGATTATGGGTTTCGCGCCATCATAGCCCCAAGCTTTGCCGACATTTTCTATGGCAATGCCATCAACAATGGCCTGCTGCCGATCCGCCTTGCTGAGGATACGGTCAGTCAGTTGATGGACAGAGCAAGTCAGGGAGAGAGCATAGAAATCTGTCTTGAGCAGTGCCGGGTCGAAAGCCGCGATGAGCAATACTCTTTTGAGATCGACAGCTTCCATCGCCACCGCCTGCTGCATGGACTGGATAGTATCGGGATGACCCTGGAGCATGCTGGTAAGATTGAAGACTATGAAAAAGAGCAACCAGCCTGGCTCTGA
- the tsgA gene encoding MFS transporter TsgA, whose product MNDRNRIQLTWISFLSYGLVGALVAVTGIVMEPVANFFGIPVSHMSNTFTFLNAGMLIAIFLNAWLMEIVPLKRQLNFGFVLMILMVIGLMMTHSLTLFSLCMFVLGVMGGITMSIGTFLITRLYDGRQRGSRLLFTDSFFSMASMILPVIAGYMLGKHLAWYWVYAVIGLIYVAIFILTQISEFPELSKKAAKGKAQNTSSEKWGMGVYVLAIAALCYILGQLVFISWVPQYVQNTFHMSVEESGIMVGRFWMSYMIGMWVLTLVLRFVDMHKLVLVLALLASAFMYMFNTATVVAHLGYWIIALGFVSSAIYTTLITLGSQQTKVASPKLVNFVLTCGTVGTMLTFVVSSPIVEAAGAHAALVTADALYGVVFIACVVLGFCTKHKVNAKAGAAAAH is encoded by the coding sequence ATGAATGATCGGAATCGAATTCAGCTGACCTGGATCAGCTTTCTTTCTTATGGGTTAGTGGGGGCACTGGTTGCCGTAACAGGCATTGTGATGGAGCCGGTTGCCAACTTCTTTGGCATTCCTGTTTCTCATATGAGTAATACCTTTACTTTTCTTAATGCGGGAATGTTGATTGCTATCTTTCTCAACGCCTGGTTGATGGAGATTGTTCCTCTTAAGCGTCAGTTGAACTTCGGTTTTGTACTGATGATCCTGATGGTTATTGGCCTGATGATGACCCATAGCCTGACCCTGTTCTCCCTGTGCATGTTTGTACTTGGTGTAATGGGCGGGATCACCATGTCGATCGGTACCTTCCTGATCACTCGCCTGTATGATGGCCGTCAGCGTGGTTCGCGCCTGCTGTTTACCGACTCCTTCTTCAGCATGGCCAGCATGATCCTGCCGGTGATCGCGGGCTACATGTTGGGCAAGCACCTCGCATGGTATTGGGTCTATGCGGTGATTGGCCTCATCTATGTTGCGATCTTCATCCTGACTCAGATCTCTGAGTTCCCTGAACTCAGCAAAAAAGCAGCCAAGGGCAAAGCTCAGAATACCAGCTCTGAAAAATGGGGTATGGGGGTTTATGTGCTGGCGATTGCGGCCCTGTGCTACATCCTGGGTCAGCTGGTCTTCATCTCCTGGGTTCCTCAGTATGTACAGAACACCTTCCACATGAGTGTTGAGGAGTCAGGGATCATGGTCGGCCGTTTCTGGATGTCTTACATGATCGGCATGTGGGTACTGACCCTGGTTCTGCGCTTTGTGGATATGCATAAACTGGTACTGGTTCTGGCTCTGCTAGCCTCCGCATTCATGTATATGTTCAACACTGCCACCGTTGTGGCCCACCTGGGTTACTGGATCATCGCTCTGGGTTTTGTATCCAGCGCTATCTACACCACATTGATCACCCTGGGTTCTCAGCAGACCAAGGTGGCATCGCCTAAGCTGGTTAACTTTGTTCTAACCTGCGGTACCGTTGGTACCATGCTGACGTTTGTGGTTTCCAGCCCGATTGTTGAGGCTGCAGGCGCTCATGCGGCACTAGTCACTGCAGATGCTCTATATGGTGTGGTCTTCATCGCCTGTGTGGTATTGGGCTTTTGCACCAAGCACAAGGTGAACGCCAAGGCGGGAGCTGCCGCGGCTCATTAA
- the tsgA gene encoding MFS transporter TsgA yields MNNLNKIRLTWISYLCFALTGATVAVTGMVMAPVAQFFDIPLSSMSNTFTFLNVGILIALIFNAWLMELISIKRQLVFSFVLMVLCVLGLMFSHSLVMFSACMFILGILAGIATSVAATLITCLYDGTKRGAQMLFTDSFFSMASMILPVVTGFMLGKHIPWYWVYAVIGLFFVAIFLLTIPSDFPELGNKAAAKGEQPAHKEKWNLAVYILGLAAMFYILGQLVFISWVPQYVEQTFKLSVEQAGTVVGRFWMSYMIGMWIFSLVLRYTDLHKLLVGLSLLSVVFMFMFNHTAQAGHLGYLIFALGFVSSAIYTSLITLASQQIKTASPKLINGILTCGTVGCMLTFVVSSPVVKMFGPHSALVVANGLYAAVFVICVAVGFCSKHKQNARELAAAQ; encoded by the coding sequence ATGAACAATCTGAATAAAATTCGCCTTACCTGGATTAGTTATCTCTGTTTTGCTCTGACGGGAGCAACCGTTGCTGTAACCGGTATGGTTATGGCCCCTGTTGCCCAGTTTTTTGATATTCCCCTGTCAAGCATGAGCAATACCTTTACCTTTTTGAATGTCGGGATCTTGATCGCCCTAATTTTCAATGCCTGGTTGATGGAGCTCATCTCCATTAAGCGCCAGCTGGTATTTAGCTTTGTGCTCATGGTGCTGTGTGTGCTGGGACTGATGTTCAGTCACAGCCTGGTGATGTTCTCGGCCTGCATGTTTATCCTCGGGATACTGGCGGGGATTGCGACTTCAGTTGCGGCGACCCTGATTACCTGCCTCTATGATGGGACCAAGCGTGGTGCCCAGATGCTGTTTACAGACTCTTTCTTCAGCATGGCGAGCATGATCCTGCCAGTGGTGACCGGCTTCATGCTGGGCAAGCATATCCCCTGGTACTGGGTCTATGCCGTGATCGGCCTGTTCTTTGTGGCCATCTTCCTGCTGACTATCCCCTCTGATTTCCCTGAGCTTGGTAACAAGGCTGCGGCGAAGGGCGAGCAGCCAGCTCACAAAGAAAAGTGGAATCTGGCGGTCTATATTCTTGGCTTAGCAGCCATGTTCTATATCCTCGGACAGCTGGTGTTTATCTCCTGGGTGCCTCAGTACGTGGAGCAGACCTTTAAGCTGAGTGTTGAGCAAGCCGGAACCGTTGTGGGGCGCTTCTGGATGTCTTACATGATCGGCATGTGGATCTTCAGCCTGGTGCTGCGCTATACAGATCTGCACAAGCTGCTGGTCGGCCTGTCCCTGCTCTCTGTCGTCTTCATGTTTATGTTTAACCACACGGCTCAGGCCGGGCATTTGGGGTATCTCATCTTTGCCCTGGGCTTTGTATCCAGTGCCATCTATACCTCACTCATCACCCTGGCATCTCAGCAGATCAAGACTGCGTCTCCTAAGCTGATTAACGGGATCCTGACCTGTGGTACCGTGGGCTGTATGTTGACCTTTGTGGTTTCCAGCCCTGTGGTGAAGATGTTTGGCCCACACTCGGCTCTTGTGGTCGCCAATGGCCTGTACGCCGCAGTGTTTGTGATCTGTGTGGCGGTCGGTTTTTGTAGTAAGCATAAACAAAATGCCCGTGAGTTAGCTGCGGCTCAGTAA
- the gmhB gene encoding D-glycero-beta-D-manno-heptose 1,7-bisphosphate 7-phosphatase, producing MASGAAVFLDRDGVINRDTGYVAEVDDFHFLEGAIEAMQLLKKKGYQLVVVTNQSGIARGYYTEDQFLTLTEWMDWSLADRGVDLDGIYYCPHHPTEGKGEYLQACQCRKPAPGMLLEGLKELKLDPASCYLVGDKESDLDAAINAGFGHKVLVKTGKPLTESGIAKADEVYTDLMAFAKSLPSQG from the coding sequence ATGGCATCTGGTGCTGCAGTTTTTCTGGATCGTGACGGAGTGATTAACCGGGACACAGGGTATGTCGCCGAGGTGGATGACTTTCATTTCCTGGAGGGGGCGATCGAGGCGATGCAGCTCCTCAAGAAAAAGGGCTATCAGCTGGTGGTTGTGACCAATCAATCCGGGATTGCGCGCGGCTACTATACCGAAGATCAGTTTCTGACCCTGACGGAGTGGATGGACTGGTCCCTGGCGGACCGGGGAGTGGATCTGGATGGGATCTACTACTGCCCCCATCACCCGACCGAGGGAAAGGGCGAGTATCTTCAGGCATGTCAGTGTCGAAAGCCTGCGCCCGGGATGCTGCTCGAGGGGCTGAAAGAGCTTAAGCTGGATCCGGCATCCTGCTATTTGGTGGGGGATAAGGAGAGCGATCTGGATGCTGCTATAAATGCTGGCTTTGGCCACAAGGTGCTGGTAAAAACCGGAAAACCACTCACAGAGAGTGGCATAGCCAAGGCAGACGAGGTCTATACGGATCTGATGGCATTTGCAAAGTCGCTTCCGTCACAGGGTTGA
- the rfaH gene encoding transcription/translation regulatory transformer protein RfaH: MLNPQYQGKQWYLAYCKPKEEQRAKIHLDNQGIESYYPSVVVEKMRRGKRVSVEEPLFPGYLFVQADLEQISPVTLSSTRGISKFIGSGRNHWYVIPQALIINMIRHEDSDEARELLNQQPKPGQKVEITEGPFQGIDAIYLEADGETRSMLFINMLEKQTPVSVDNQSLSFKS; encoded by the coding sequence ATGCTTAACCCACAATACCAAGGCAAGCAGTGGTATCTGGCCTACTGCAAACCCAAAGAGGAACAACGCGCAAAGATCCACCTGGATAATCAGGGGATAGAGAGTTACTACCCTTCGGTGGTTGTCGAAAAAATGCGCAGGGGTAAGCGGGTCTCGGTGGAAGAGCCGCTGTTTCCCGGCTATCTGTTTGTTCAGGCCGATCTGGAGCAGATCAGCCCGGTCACTCTCTCTTCGACCCGGGGGATCAGTAAGTTCATCGGCTCAGGACGTAATCACTGGTATGTGATCCCACAGGCCCTGATCATTAACATGATCCGCCATGAAGACAGTGATGAGGCGCGTGAACTGCTGAATCAACAACCCAAACCGGGCCAAAAAGTTGAGATCACCGAGGGACCGTTCCAGGGCATAGATGCCATCTACCTGGAAGCCGATGGGGAAACCCGCTCTATGCTGTTTATCAATATGCTGGAGAAACAGACCCCGGTATCGGTCGATAACCAGTCTCTGAGCTTTAAGAGCTGA
- a CDS encoding UbiX family flavin prenyltransferase: MKQRLVIAITGSSGAIYGVRLLQFLQSQSEIETHLVVSPGACRTLQEEMGLSESQVIALADVYYPCQDVGAAIASGSFKTMGMVITPCSIRTLSAVACCNNDNLISRAADVTLKERRRLLLLLRETPLHSGHLRLMQQVTDAGGIVMPAAPGFYHHPSSIEELVDHLLLRVLDLMGIEADSLSRRWDGGASS, encoded by the coding sequence ATGAAGCAACGGTTAGTCATCGCGATAACGGGTAGTAGTGGTGCCATCTACGGAGTTCGGTTACTGCAGTTTTTACAATCGCAGTCTGAGATCGAGACTCATCTGGTGGTGAGTCCGGGAGCCTGCAGAACCCTGCAGGAGGAGATGGGGCTTAGCGAATCCCAGGTGATCGCGCTGGCAGATGTCTATTATCCCTGCCAGGATGTGGGAGCAGCGATCGCATCGGGCTCCTTTAAAACCATGGGTATGGTGATCACTCCCTGCTCGATACGAACCCTGTCGGCCGTTGCTTGCTGTAACAATGATAATCTCATTAGCCGGGCCGCCGATGTCACTCTCAAGGAACGGCGTAGATTATTGCTACTGTTGAGAGAGACTCCACTTCATTCGGGGCATTTGAGGCTGATGCAGCAGGTGACCGATGCCGGGGGAATTGTAATGCCGGCGGCTCCCGGCTTTTATCACCACCCGAGTTCAATCGAGGAGTTAGTGGATCACCTGCTGCTGCGGGTGTTGGATCTGATGGGGATTGAAGCCGACTCTTTGAGCCGGCGCTGGGATGGCGGAGCTTCGAGCTGA
- a CDS encoding PNPOx family protein — protein MTPSVSQQILDFIDNHHQLVLAIVDQDGPWSIPLFYVRHQDRLGFLSSPRSRHGRLELPTQVAFSIASDHQEWKTIRGLQGAGELIRLQGEEQQLMLSRYRQDFAFLNKPTELLARALERTRCYGIRIQHLSWTDNRYGFGKRREFNLADDPELNALLQRAR, from the coding sequence GTGACACCATCCGTTTCCCAGCAGATCCTGGACTTTATCGATAACCATCACCAGTTGGTGCTTGCCATCGTCGACCAGGATGGCCCATGGAGCATCCCGCTCTTCTACGTTCGCCATCAGGATAGACTCGGGTTTCTCTCCTCTCCAAGGAGTCGCCATGGCAGACTTGAATTGCCAACTCAGGTTGCCTTTAGCATTGCCAGCGATCATCAGGAATGGAAAACGATCCGGGGCCTCCAGGGAGCAGGAGAGCTCATCCGGTTACAAGGAGAGGAGCAGCAGCTGATGCTGAGCCGTTATCGCCAGGATTTTGCCTTTCTCAATAAGCCCACCGAGCTCCTGGCCCGGGCCCTTGAGCGTACCCGCTGCTATGGGATCCGCATCCAGCACCTCAGTTGGACGGACAACCGCTATGGATTTGGCAAACGTCGGGAGTTTAACCTTGCCGACGATCCTGAGCTCAACGCCCTGCTGCAACGGGCTCGATAA